The Humulus lupulus chromosome 4, drHumLupu1.1, whole genome shotgun sequence genome has a window encoding:
- the LOC133830759 gene encoding uncharacterized protein LOC133830759 isoform X4: protein MLLPGSTDNSRTGEMEYIFRNNSVEDDMIISLKMLVLQCAKLFGQDQITQKFDLKMLRALGLIMMEYVKEKVKEKSLVAGLGESVAFLDSCNLLKCDVENILDSEEVLNCIAAKLRKRHANRVCFCLQLALQLHFDLCFRLLLVVKKHDIKDKKTVGTMPQALILINFTTKLVSLHGQLIKS, encoded by the exons ATGTTGCTGCCGGGGTCGACAGACAATAGCAGGACAGGTGAGATGGAATATATTTTCAGGAATAACAGTGTTGAAGAT GATATGATCATTAGCTTAAAAATGCTTGTACTTCAATGTGCGAAATTGTTTGGACAAGACCAAATAACTCAAAAATTTGACCTCAAGATGCTTCGAGCTCTTG GGCTAATTATGATGGAATATGTCAAAGAGAAGGTTAAGGAGAAGTCACTGGTTGCAGGTTTGGGAGAATCTGTTGCATTCTTGGATTCTTGTAATCTATTAAAATGTGATGTTGAAAATATTTTGGATAGCGAGGAGGTATTAAATTGTATAGCTGCTAAATTGAGAAAGAGACATGCAAATAG GGTCTGCTTTTGTTTACAGCTTGCGTTGCAGCTACATTTTGATCTCTGTTTCAGGCTCCTTTTAGTG GTTAAAAAACATGACATTAAGGACAAGAAAACCGTGGGAACGATGCCTCAGGCTTTGATTCTTATCAATTTCACAACTAAG TTAGTGTCATTGCATGGCCAACTTATAAAGTCATAA
- the LOC133830759 gene encoding uncharacterized protein LOC133830759 isoform X3: MIISLKMLVLQCAKLFGQDQITQKFDLKMLRALGLIMMEYVKEKVKEKSLVAGLGESVAFLDSCNLLKCDVENILDSEEVLNCIAAKLRKRHANRVCFCLQLALQLHFDLCFRLLLVVKKHDIKDKKTVGTMPQALILINFTTKLSKSTSQQRQVHNGMDDELEGGARFMVYFLCILLCFCFLLLKQKMCKTIEFYYVCFQTQVRTKNF; this comes from the exons ATGATCATTAGCTTAAAAATGCTTGTACTTCAATGTGCGAAATTGTTTGGACAAGACCAAATAACTCAAAAATTTGACCTCAAGATGCTTCGAGCTCTTG GGCTAATTATGATGGAATATGTCAAAGAGAAGGTTAAGGAGAAGTCACTGGTTGCAGGTTTGGGAGAATCTGTTGCATTCTTGGATTCTTGTAATCTATTAAAATGTGATGTTGAAAATATTTTGGATAGCGAGGAGGTATTAAATTGTATAGCTGCTAAATTGAGAAAGAGACATGCAAATAG GGTCTGCTTTTGTTTACAGCTTGCGTTGCAGCTACATTTTGATCTCTGTTTCAGGCTCCTTTTAGTG GTTAAAAAACATGACATTAAGGACAAGAAAACCGTGGGAACGATGCCTCAGGCTTTGATTCTTATCAATTTCACAACTAAG ctaagcaaatcaacctcacaacaaagacaagtgcacaatggaatggatgatgaattggagggtggagcaaggttcatggtttactttttgtgtatcttgttatgtttttgttttttacttttgaagcaaaagatgtgcaagactatagaattttattatgtatgctttcaaactcaagttagaactaagaacttttga
- the LOC133830759 gene encoding uncharacterized protein LOC133830759 isoform X1, which yields MLLPGSTDNSRTGEMEYIFRNNSVEDDMIISLKMLVLQCAKLFGQDQITQKFDLKMLRALGLIMMEYVKEKVKEKSLVAGLGESVAFLDSCNLLKCDVENILDSEEVLNCIAAKLRKRHANRVCFCLQLALQLHFDLCFRLLLVVKKHDIKDKKTVGTMPQALILINFTTKLSKSTSQQRQVHNGMDDELEGGARFMVYFLCILLCFCFLLLKQKMCKTIEFYYVCFQTQVRTKNF from the exons ATGTTGCTGCCGGGGTCGACAGACAATAGCAGGACAGGTGAGATGGAATATATTTTCAGGAATAACAGTGTTGAAGAT GATATGATCATTAGCTTAAAAATGCTTGTACTTCAATGTGCGAAATTGTTTGGACAAGACCAAATAACTCAAAAATTTGACCTCAAGATGCTTCGAGCTCTTG GGCTAATTATGATGGAATATGTCAAAGAGAAGGTTAAGGAGAAGTCACTGGTTGCAGGTTTGGGAGAATCTGTTGCATTCTTGGATTCTTGTAATCTATTAAAATGTGATGTTGAAAATATTTTGGATAGCGAGGAGGTATTAAATTGTATAGCTGCTAAATTGAGAAAGAGACATGCAAATAG GGTCTGCTTTTGTTTACAGCTTGCGTTGCAGCTACATTTTGATCTCTGTTTCAGGCTCCTTTTAGTG GTTAAAAAACATGACATTAAGGACAAGAAAACCGTGGGAACGATGCCTCAGGCTTTGATTCTTATCAATTTCACAACTAAG ctaagcaaatcaacctcacaacaaagacaagtgcacaatggaatggatgatgaattggagggtggagcaaggttcatggtttactttttgtgtatcttgttatgtttttgttttttacttttgaagcaaaagatgtgcaagactatagaattttattatgtatgctttcaaactcaagttagaactaagaacttttga
- the LOC133830759 gene encoding uncharacterized protein LOC133830759 isoform X2: MLLPGSTDNSRTVAETSWQDMIISLKMLVLQCAKLFGQDQITQKFDLKMLRALGLIMMEYVKEKVKEKSLVAGLGESVAFLDSCNLLKCDVENILDSEEVLNCIAAKLRKRHANRVCFCLQLALQLHFDLCFRLLLVVKKHDIKDKKTVGTMPQALILINFTTKLSKSTSQQRQVHNGMDDELEGGARFMVYFLCILLCFCFLLLKQKMCKTIEFYYVCFQTQVRTKNF, from the exons ATGTTGCTGCCGGGGTCGACAGACAATAGCAGGACAG TGGCTGAAACATCATGGCAGGATATGATCATTAGCTTAAAAATGCTTGTACTTCAATGTGCGAAATTGTTTGGACAAGACCAAATAACTCAAAAATTTGACCTCAAGATGCTTCGAGCTCTTG GGCTAATTATGATGGAATATGTCAAAGAGAAGGTTAAGGAGAAGTCACTGGTTGCAGGTTTGGGAGAATCTGTTGCATTCTTGGATTCTTGTAATCTATTAAAATGTGATGTTGAAAATATTTTGGATAGCGAGGAGGTATTAAATTGTATAGCTGCTAAATTGAGAAAGAGACATGCAAATAG GGTCTGCTTTTGTTTACAGCTTGCGTTGCAGCTACATTTTGATCTCTGTTTCAGGCTCCTTTTAGTG GTTAAAAAACATGACATTAAGGACAAGAAAACCGTGGGAACGATGCCTCAGGCTTTGATTCTTATCAATTTCACAACTAAG ctaagcaaatcaacctcacaacaaagacaagtgcacaatggaatggatgatgaattggagggtggagcaaggttcatggtttactttttgtgtatcttgttatgtttttgttttttacttttgaagcaaaagatgtgcaagactatagaattttattatgtatgctttcaaactcaagttagaactaagaacttttga